A region of bacterium BMS3Abin14 DNA encodes the following proteins:
- the yhdN gene encoding general stress protein 69 produces the protein MKTRRLGNRGLAVSAMGLGCMGMSEFYGPSEEAESIATIRRALDLGITFLDTADIYGMGHNEGLVGRAVAGIRDRFVIATKFGILRGEDKSFRGVNGRPEYVRSACEGSLRRLGMDHIDLYYQHRVDPEVPIEDTVGAMSRLVEEGKVRYLGLSEAGPETLRRANAVHPISALQTEYSLWSRDPEEKILPACRELGIGFVAYSPLGRAFLAGKFTSREDFAVEGDSRLARFPRFREEENFQRNLELLDGLKDLASRKGFTPAQVALAWVMAQGKDIVPIPGTRRRTHLEENVKALAIPLSQEDKVILSEAFPPGAAAGTRYDERGMGTVEEN, from the coding sequence ATGAAAACAAGAAGATTGGGAAATCGGGGATTGGCCGTGTCGGCCATGGGCCTCGGATGCATGGGGATGTCCGAGTTCTACGGTCCGAGCGAGGAGGCCGAGTCTATCGCCACTATCCGCCGAGCCCTTGACCTCGGCATTACGTTCCTGGACACCGCCGACATATACGGCATGGGGCATAACGAGGGTCTGGTGGGCCGGGCTGTAGCGGGGATACGGGACCGTTTCGTCATCGCCACCAAATTCGGCATCCTCAGGGGGGAGGACAAAAGCTTCCGTGGCGTGAACGGAAGGCCGGAATACGTCCGCTCCGCCTGCGAGGGCAGCCTGAGACGGTTGGGGATGGATCACATCGACCTTTACTACCAGCACCGGGTGGATCCCGAGGTTCCCATCGAGGACACGGTGGGCGCCATGTCGCGGCTCGTAGAGGAGGGCAAGGTCAGGTACCTCGGGCTCAGCGAGGCGGGGCCCGAAACCCTCCGCAGGGCGAATGCGGTTCATCCCATCTCGGCCCTTCAGACCGAATATTCGCTCTGGTCGCGAGACCCCGAAGAAAAGATACTCCCTGCCTGCCGGGAACTGGGTATAGGATTTGTCGCCTATAGCCCGCTGGGGCGTGCCTTCCTTGCGGGAAAATTTACAAGCCGGGAGGATTTTGCCGTGGAAGGGGACTCGCGTCTCGCGCGGTTCCCAAGGTTCCGGGAAGAGGAAAATTTCCAAAGGAACCTCGAACTATTAGACGGGCTTAAGGACCTCGCCTCCAGGAAGGGGTTTACCCCCGCCCAGGTAGCTCTGGCCTGGGTTATGGCGCAGGGAAAGGACATAGTTCCCATACCGGGCACCCGGCGCCGGACCCATCTGGAGGAGAACGTCAAGGCACTGGCCATCCCCCTTTCCCAAGAAGATAAAGTCATACTTAGCGAAGCTTTTCCGCCCGGCGCGGCCGCAGGCACCCGTTACGATGAACGGGGAATGGGGACGGTGGAAGAAAACTGA